A single window of Modestobacter italicus DNA harbors:
- a CDS encoding type IV secretion system protein, which translates to MGEDVVAVDLNPMNWLGDAASAAAADVWKSAMISIWSAGLWLLTLSFKVIDAFTTPDVSAEGPMGAVLPTTLWFGASVAGTMMFVQLTAALIRRDGRSLGRVVIGVAQFGLVWVGYLGVAGGLVAAAAGLSRGVLNAMLNVDSLSDVDLSSTWPREVVDTTAATVLGFSSLLLVVPAAFLYVIVMLVREAALIVLIATAPIAAAGLVSDSTKSWFWKSLRWFFSCLLIAPMAALVLGIGVQLSAGVVAGNGDSTAQAAGTAVIGAVLVAIGAVCPLVVFRLLAFVDPGSSSGAALRHSWGQAGGLSGVLAGGRHPVGSGAASQSSGDGRSHGEATAESQSAGRLASVLGTVGSVAAAGVGATAATAHRAVDVASDVLASTGVGHPGYRTPPASQGGRRPSGGGNAVRAGIAGTMPPRGGGPALDGGTGTPALPVPPLPPGGGLTAWARDGAASAGPEAAAAAVAL; encoded by the coding sequence ATGGGTGAGGACGTCGTGGCCGTCGACCTCAACCCGATGAACTGGCTCGGCGACGCCGCGTCGGCGGCGGCCGCCGACGTCTGGAAGTCGGCGATGATCAGCATCTGGTCGGCAGGGCTCTGGCTGCTGACGCTGTCCTTCAAGGTGATCGACGCCTTCACCACACCGGACGTCTCCGCAGAAGGCCCGATGGGGGCGGTACTGCCGACGACGCTGTGGTTCGGTGCGTCGGTCGCCGGGACGATGATGTTCGTCCAGCTGACCGCGGCGCTGATCCGTCGCGATGGGCGGTCACTGGGCCGCGTGGTCATCGGGGTCGCCCAGTTCGGGCTGGTCTGGGTGGGCTACCTCGGTGTGGCCGGCGGCCTGGTGGCTGCCGCGGCGGGGCTCTCCCGCGGCGTCCTGAACGCGATGCTGAACGTGGACAGCCTGTCGGACGTCGACTTGAGCAGCACCTGGCCCCGTGAGGTCGTCGACACCACGGCAGCCACCGTCCTCGGCTTCTCGTCGCTGCTCCTCGTCGTGCCCGCCGCCTTCCTCTACGTCATCGTCATGCTGGTCCGCGAGGCGGCGCTGATCGTCCTCATCGCCACCGCGCCGATCGCCGCCGCCGGGCTGGTCAGCGACAGCACCAAGTCGTGGTTCTGGAAGAGCCTGCGGTGGTTCTTCTCCTGCCTGCTCATCGCCCCCATGGCGGCACTCGTGCTCGGCATCGGGGTGCAGCTGTCGGCCGGGGTGGTCGCCGGCAACGGCGACTCCACCGCCCAGGCGGCGGGCACGGCCGTCATCGGCGCGGTCCTGGTCGCCATCGGTGCGGTGTGCCCGCTGGTGGTCTTCCGGCTCCTCGCCTTCGTGGACCCGGGTAGCTCCTCGGGAGCTGCGTTGCGCCACTCCTGGGGACAGGCGGGTGGCTTGTCCGGCGTCCTGGCCGGCGGTCGGCACCCAGTCGGCAGCGGGGCCGCGTCGCAGAGCAGCGGGGACGGCCGCTCGCACGGGGAGGCCACCGCCGAGAGCCAGTCCGCGGGCCGGCTCGCCTCCGTCCTCGGGACGGTCGGCTCAGTGGCCGCTGCCGGGGTCGGCGCCACGGCTGCCACGGCCCATCGGGCGGTCGACGTCGCCTCGGACGTGCTGGCATCCACCGGGGTCGGGCATCCCGGCTACCGGACGCCGCCGGCCAGCCAGGGCGGACGTCGACCGAGCGGCGGTGGGAACGCCGTCCGCGCAGGCATCGCCGGCACCATGCCACCGCGCGGTGGCGGGCCGGCGTTAGACGGGGGAACCGGGACACCGGCCCTGCCGGTCCCGCCGCTGCCCCCGGGCGGGGGGCTGACGGCCTGGGCGCGGGACGGCGCGGCGTCCGCCGGCCCCGAGGCCGCCGCTGCGGCGGTGGCACTGTGA
- a CDS encoding sigma-70 family RNA polymerase sigma factor — protein sequence MPTASAEEEALLGEQRREVLAAGQALPPRQREVVVLRYWSHLGEAETAEVLGISRGTVKSTTSRALRAVEKALEQRRDDR from the coding sequence GTGCCGACGGCCTCGGCCGAGGAAGAGGCGCTGCTCGGAGAGCAACGCCGGGAGGTACTGGCCGCCGGGCAGGCGCTGCCTCCCAGGCAACGGGAGGTGGTCGTCCTGCGCTACTGGTCGCACCTCGGCGAAGCCGAGACCGCCGAGGTGCTCGGCATCTCGCGGGGCACGGTGAAGTCCACCACCAGCCGAGCGCTGAGAGCGGTGGAGAAGGCACTGGAGCAGAGGAGGGACGACCGGTGA
- a CDS encoding CU044_5270 family protein has translation MSRPCGRPVSQPRHCVGVRGAECSWEPSLPQRTGVDGWIDELGAEGDPDAVPIDYSGSLPPNTYAALAAMPTDPAELLEQVRSDVVAHGGDGSDREVFQRIGGDLVGESIAPPTVVAARYRAAALIPGVVVVPDAVDAAGRHGVAVGYEDTAIGRRYEYIFDDTTFSYLGARSYLTRNTTLGPVGTLTSISAVLERGASDAVRQVPDADHLLR, from the coding sequence ATGAGCCGCCCGTGCGGGCGACCTGTGAGTCAGCCACGTCACTGCGTCGGCGTCCGGGGCGCCGAGTGCTCATGGGAGCCGTCGTTGCCCCAGAGGACCGGCGTAGACGGCTGGATCGATGAACTCGGCGCCGAAGGTGATCCCGACGCCGTGCCGATCGACTATTCGGGGAGCCTGCCACCCAACACCTACGCCGCTCTCGCTGCCATGCCGACCGACCCCGCAGAGCTGTTGGAGCAGGTCCGCTCCGATGTCGTTGCACACGGGGGCGATGGATCCGATCGGGAGGTCTTCCAACGCATCGGCGGTGATCTTGTCGGCGAGTCGATCGCCCCACCGACCGTGGTGGCCGCGCGCTACCGGGCGGCGGCACTCATCCCTGGGGTCGTCGTCGTGCCGGACGCCGTTGACGCTGCTGGACGGCACGGCGTCGCCGTTGGCTACGAGGACACGGCGATTGGCCGGCGGTACGAGTACATCTTCGATGACACGACCTTCAGCTACCTGGGGGCCCGCAGTTACCTGACGAGGAACACCACGCTGGGACCCGTGGGCACGCTGACCAGTATTTCTGCGGTGCTGGAGCGCGGAGCGTCTGACGCGGTCCGCCAGGTGCCGGACGCGGATCACCTGCTGCGATGA
- a CDS encoding saccharopine dehydrogenase, whose translation MVSDIWVLGATGRTGRAVVARLAAAGAPVVPVGRDHTRLTALGHARVVAGSLDEVLARLAQEAPAVVVNTVGPFDETAVRVARACPPGTHYVDVANELAAVQAVLDLDAEAAATGRVFVTAAGFGALATESALLHVCAGQPVPALVRVDAVPSVAMEAGTVGTALAGSILGGLPAGGFRVARGRLTRDRVGSAADRFSTPDGDEVTTGSLPSGELLTAWRGSGATSVVAASAMAPTGPVTRLIPALGLVLRVPGLTRLTVRGLARVPVRAAVRPRVHSWARARVSWRDGAERVGWLRAEDALDFTAAATAEVALRLARGEGRPGAHSPGELFGPDVAVAAGGEFVALSA comes from the coding sequence ATGGTGAGCGACATCTGGGTCCTGGGCGCGACCGGCCGCACCGGCCGGGCGGTGGTCGCCCGCCTGGCGGCCGCCGGGGCGCCGGTGGTGCCGGTGGGCCGCGACCACACGCGACTGACCGCTCTCGGGCACGCCCGGGTGGTCGCCGGCTCGCTGGACGAGGTGCTGGCCCGGCTGGCTCAGGAGGCCCCGGCGGTGGTGGTCAACACGGTCGGCCCGTTCGACGAGACCGCGGTGCGGGTGGCCCGCGCCTGCCCACCGGGCACGCACTACGTCGACGTGGCCAACGAGCTGGCCGCGGTGCAGGCGGTGCTCGACCTGGACGCCGAGGCGGCGGCGACCGGCCGGGTGTTCGTCACGGCGGCCGGCTTCGGCGCGCTGGCCACCGAGAGCGCGCTGCTGCACGTCTGCGCCGGGCAGCCGGTGCCGGCGCTGGTGCGGGTCGACGCGGTGCCCTCGGTCGCGATGGAGGCGGGCACGGTGGGGACGGCGCTGGCCGGGAGCATCCTCGGCGGGTTGCCCGCCGGCGGGTTCCGGGTCGCGCGCGGGCGGCTGACGCGGGACCGGGTGGGGTCGGCGGCCGACCGGTTCAGCACGCCGGACGGCGACGAGGTGACCACCGGCAGCCTGCCCAGCGGCGAGTTGCTGACGGCGTGGCGGGGGAGCGGCGCGACGTCGGTGGTGGCGGCCTCGGCGATGGCGCCGACCGGCCCGGTCACCCGGCTGATCCCGGCGCTGGGGCTGGTGCTCCGGGTGCCCGGGCTGACCCGGCTGACGGTCCGCGGGCTCGCCCGTGTACCGGTCCGGGCGGCGGTCCGCCCGCGGGTGCACTCGTGGGCGCGAGCCCGGGTGTCGTGGCGGGACGGGGCGGAGCGGGTCGGCTGGCTGCGGGCGGAGGACGCGCTGGACTTCACCGCTGCAGCGACTGCCGAGGTGGCGCTGCGGCTGGCGCGCGGAGAGGGGCGCCCGGGGGCGCACTCGCCAGGCGAACTCTTCGGGCCAGACGTGGCGGTGGCGGCGGGCGGGGAGTTCGTCGCGCTGTCGGCATGA
- a CDS encoding TetR/AcrR family transcriptional regulator: MARWEPGARERLEQAALELFGEQGFADTTVPQIAARAGLTTRTFFRHFADKREVLFAGEDDVPQLVAGYLAQAPADETPMQLIARGLPVMATRLFDGRRDQLQNRHRVVAQDDGLRERDLHKRAALSDQIRAAFQARGVDPLTSTLTAELAVTVMHTSLTRWLARNDDRALADIVTDTLTALRTLASDV; this comes from the coding sequence ATGGCGCGATGGGAACCGGGCGCGCGGGAGCGGCTGGAGCAGGCGGCGCTGGAGCTGTTCGGCGAGCAGGGGTTCGCCGACACGACGGTCCCGCAGATCGCCGCGCGCGCCGGGCTCACCACCCGCACCTTCTTCCGGCACTTCGCCGACAAGCGCGAGGTCCTCTTCGCCGGCGAGGACGACGTCCCGCAGCTGGTCGCGGGCTACCTGGCGCAGGCCCCCGCGGACGAGACACCGATGCAGCTCATCGCCCGCGGCCTACCGGTGATGGCGACGAGGCTCTTCGACGGCCGGCGTGACCAGTTGCAGAACCGGCACAGGGTCGTTGCGCAGGACGACGGCCTCCGCGAGCGCGACCTGCACAAGCGCGCGGCGCTGTCCGACCAGATCCGCGCCGCGTTCCAGGCCCGCGGCGTCGACCCGCTGACCTCGACCCTCACCGCCGAGCTCGCTGTCACCGTCATGCACACCTCACTGACCCGCTGGCTCGCCCGGAACGACGACCGTGCCCTCGCCGACATCGTCACCGACACCCTGACCGCGCTGCGCACGCTGGCCTCGGACGTCTAG
- a CDS encoding DUF2382 domain-containing protein, protein MITQQDISAIIGSNAVDSDGDKLGKVGQVYLDDQTGSPEWATVSTGLFGNKETFVPLADATVADGTLRVPYDKAKVKDAPRIDADSGHLSPAEEEELYRYYGVGTGTAGYTDTDTTRTAGYTDTDTTRTDTDTNRHGTVGHDTSGPTTDNAMTRSEEQLRVGTQTVEAGRARLRKYVVTENVTTTVPVSHEEVRIEREPITDANVGNALDGPAISEEEHEVILHAERPVVAKEAVPVERVRLDVDTVTEQETVTDTVRKEQIEADTDGVTDINRKR, encoded by the coding sequence ATGATCACCCAGCAGGACATCAGCGCCATCATCGGCAGCAACGCCGTGGACAGCGACGGCGACAAGCTCGGCAAGGTCGGCCAGGTCTACCTGGACGACCAGACCGGCAGCCCCGAGTGGGCCACCGTCAGCACCGGCCTGTTCGGCAACAAGGAGACCTTCGTCCCGCTGGCCGACGCCACCGTCGCCGACGGCACGCTACGCGTCCCCTACGACAAGGCCAAGGTCAAGGACGCCCCCCGCATCGACGCCGACTCCGGCCACCTCTCCCCCGCCGAGGAGGAGGAGCTCTACCGCTACTACGGCGTGGGCACCGGCACCGCCGGCTACACCGACACCGACACCACGCGCACCGCCGGGTACACCGACACGGACACCACGCGGACCGACACCGACACCAACCGCCACGGCACCGTCGGCCACGACACCTCCGGCCCGACCACCGACAACGCGATGACCCGCTCCGAGGAGCAGCTCCGCGTCGGCACGCAGACCGTCGAGGCCGGCCGCGCCCGCCTGCGCAAGTACGTCGTCACCGAGAACGTGACGACCACGGTCCCGGTCTCCCACGAGGAGGTCCGGATCGAGCGCGAGCCGATCACCGACGCCAACGTCGGCAACGCCCTCGACGGCCCGGCCATCTCCGAGGAGGAGCACGAGGTGATCCTGCACGCCGAGCGCCCCGTGGTGGCCAAGGAGGCCGTCCCGGTCGAGCGCGTCCGGCTGGACGTCGACACCGTCACCGAGCAGGAGACGGTCACCGACACGGTCCGCAAGGAGCAGATCGAGGCCGACACGGACGGCGTCACGGACATCAACCGCAAGCGCTGA